A single region of the Spartobacteria bacterium genome encodes:
- a CDS encoding ABC transporter substrate-binding protein, whose product MKKLFMAMAMACLAAVVAQAKDKPIVVGFSQIGAESAWRVANTKSIQSEAAKRPNIKLKFSDAQQKQENQIKAIRNFIAQGVDVIAFSPVVETGFEAVLQEAKEAGIPVILSDRAVDVQDDTLWQCFMGSDFVEEGRRAANWLIDEGHTDVNIVELQGTVGSAPAIDRQNGFMEVIKDYPGMKVIKTQSGDFTRSGGKQVMEAFLKAEGDKINVLYAHNDDMAIGAIQAIEEYGMKPGKDIIIVSIDGVRGAFEAMVEGKLNCTVECSPLLGPQLFDAVEDYMAGKPLPKRVVTEEGVFPQEVAAEVIDSRVY is encoded by the coding sequence ATGAAGAAGTTATTCATGGCAATGGCAATGGCATGCCTGGCAGCAGTAGTGGCACAGGCGAAAGATAAACCTATTGTGGTCGGTTTTTCTCAGATCGGTGCCGAAAGTGCCTGGCGGGTAGCTAATACGAAGTCAATTCAAAGCGAAGCAGCCAAACGTCCTAACATTAAATTGAAATTCTCTGATGCGCAGCAGAAACAGGAAAATCAGATCAAAGCCATTCGCAATTTTATTGCACAGGGTGTGGATGTGATTGCTTTTTCTCCTGTGGTGGAAACGGGATTTGAAGCGGTACTGCAGGAAGCCAAAGAAGCGGGTATTCCGGTCATTCTTAGTGACCGTGCCGTGGATGTTCAGGATGACACGCTGTGGCAATGCTTTATGGGTTCAGACTTTGTGGAAGAAGGTCGTCGCGCGGCGAATTGGCTGATCGATGAAGGGCACACCGATGTGAACATCGTCGAACTTCAGGGCACGGTAGGTTCCGCTCCGGCGATTGATCGTCAGAATGGTTTCATGGAAGTGATTAAAGATTATCCGGGTATGAAAGTCATCAAGACACAGAGCGGCGATTTTACCCGTTCGGGCGGCAAACAGGTTATGGAAGCCTTTTTGAAAGCCGAAGGCGACAAAATCAATGTTCTGTATGCTCATAATGACGATATGGCCATTGGTGCCATTCAGGCCATTGAAGAGTATGGAATGAAGCCTGGAAAAGATATCATCATCGTATCTATCGATGGTGTTCGCGGCGCATTCGAAGCCATGGTCGAAGGCAAATTGAACTGCACCGTGGAATGCAGTCCGCTGCTTGGCCCCCAGCTGTTTGATGCCGTTGAAGACTACAT
- a CDS encoding sigma-54-dependent Fis family transcriptional regulator produces MQFDISHHDVVEQIHTRVPVVSKKETPYMNKSILIIDDNEKLCRSRCMNFTQLGFKAVYQCNGTMALQSLASDTPDIALLDVALGEEDGLAILKEIKMQNATLPVIMITGFGTIKTAVDAIKAGAFDYVQKPLEFNKLLIIVENAIKKCNQAQKSHDTGNTIFRMTQNIVTANAQMIEICNKTERLANTMFPLLIQGESGTGKEGMAEFIHSRSARSDMKLLKINCAAFSENLLDNELFGHEKGAYTGAHSQFQGVFEKADGGTLLLDEIGDMSLATQAKILRALQNHEIRRIGSSQTYKVDVRFIASTNKDLKELIRQDLFREDLYYRLSTATIHLPPLKERKDDIPLLVTTFLKEFNEDAGGRTMTTSTDFMDKIMDYDWPGNIRELKNTINYAAAICTRDTITAEELPPLFHCLDTPTGHRALKTNERKLIEATLQQTNYNKKKTAELLQISRKTLYNKLERYGLL; encoded by the coding sequence ATGCAATTTGACATATCTCACCACGACGTTGTAGAACAAATACACACACGTGTTCCCGTTGTGAGTAAAAAGGAAACACCTTACATGAATAAATCGATCCTGATCATTGATGATAACGAAAAGCTGTGCCGCAGCCGCTGCATGAACTTTACGCAGCTGGGATTTAAAGCAGTCTACCAGTGTAACGGAACCATGGCACTGCAATCTCTGGCCAGCGACACACCGGACATTGCACTACTGGATGTAGCCCTCGGGGAGGAGGACGGCTTAGCCATTTTGAAAGAAATAAAAATGCAGAACGCCACACTTCCGGTGATTATGATTACCGGATTCGGTACCATCAAAACAGCTGTTGACGCCATCAAAGCGGGAGCCTTTGACTACGTTCAGAAACCGCTTGAATTCAATAAGCTTCTGATCATCGTGGAAAACGCGATCAAAAAATGCAATCAGGCACAAAAAAGCCATGATACCGGCAATACCATTTTTCGCATGACGCAAAATATCGTCACAGCCAACGCACAGATGATTGAAATATGCAACAAAACAGAGCGGCTAGCCAATACCATGTTCCCGCTGCTCATTCAGGGAGAAAGCGGAACGGGAAAAGAAGGTATGGCGGAATTTATTCACAGCCGATCAGCGCGCAGCGACATGAAGCTGCTAAAAATCAACTGCGCAGCTTTTTCTGAAAACCTGCTGGACAACGAACTCTTTGGTCATGAAAAAGGGGCCTATACCGGTGCCCACAGCCAGTTTCAAGGGGTCTTCGAAAAGGCCGACGGCGGAACACTGCTACTGGATGAAATCGGCGATATGTCACTGGCTACGCAAGCAAAAATATTGCGCGCACTGCAAAATCATGAAATTCGCCGTATCGGATCATCGCAAACGTACAAGGTGGACGTGCGGTTTATTGCGTCCACAAACAAGGATCTGAAGGAGCTGATTCGGCAGGATTTATTTCGTGAAGATCTGTACTATCGACTGTCCACCGCAACCATCCATCTGCCCCCTTTAAAAGAGCGCAAAGACGATATCCCCCTGCTTGTGACAACGTTCCTCAAGGAATTCAATGAAGATGCGGGCGGGCGGACAATGACCACCAGCACCGATTTTATGGATAAAATAATGGATTATGACTGGCCCGGTAATATCCGCGAATTGAAAAACACCATAAACTACGCCGCAGCAATCTGTACACGGGACACCATCACGGCAGAAGAACTGCCTCCGTTATTCCATTGCCTGGACACACCAACAGGTCATAGAGCACTTAAAACCAATGAGCGCAAACTCATCGAAGCAACCCTGCAGCAAACCAATTACAACAAGAAAAAAACGGCAGAACTTCTCCAGATCAGCCGAAAAACACTCTATAATAAGCTGGAACGCTACGGGTTGCTATGA